Genomic window (Vitis riparia cultivar Riparia Gloire de Montpellier isolate 1030 chromosome 4, EGFV_Vit.rip_1.0, whole genome shotgun sequence):
ACTAAAACCCAAGAAAACTGAAGAACCATGTGAAGCCCTAGAAAACCAAAGGGCAATATTGGGGCTTTTATGAAACCTTGTCAAATAACACCACCATACAGACCCAAAATCAAAACTGCATATATGTAAAGTTTATTTTTGCAAGATTATGGTATATGTAGGTATATACAGGCCTTTACCTCACACCTAACAAGGCTCTCATAGTTCATCCCTGGACATCGAAAAGGCCCAAAAAGATCCAGAGCCAAGAGAATCATCACTCCTGAGCTGATTAAAGATCAGTTTCCATGCATAATCTGGCACGCATTTGCTATCTGATATCCTCCACTAAGCATACAAGGTTTTCTCTTTCAGCAGGAACCAGCAAGAAAAACTTCCACCTGCTGaaaatgaaacaatgaagactcaACTGAAAATTCAAGAAACAGTTTTTTGTCTAATGCACTTGAAAAGGATGTGCCCTATAACCATTATTTCAATGAGAAATGTATTTGGAAGTGAACTGCTACTAGTAATGAAATCTGGGAGAAGCTCATGCAATTCGGCGTCGAGCACGTTCTTTTACAGAAGTGAGCTTTACAACCCTCTTTTTCTTGTGCCCATCCACATTGATTAAGCCATTTCTATTCTCAGAAGAAATTGATTTTCCAAATTTCAGATCTTCAGCACCAATCATATAGATATTTCCTGCTACTGGCACACTAAAATCAGCTGGATTTTTGTTAATGCTGCAGATTTCCGTCTCAGACCTGCTGTTGATAGGCCAAAAAGTTCCACCATTACAGTGGGTCTCCAATGCAACGCATTCAATTGAATTTTCAATTGTGTGAGGTTGCAAAGGAAACCTCATTGAGTTGGAAGCACCAGGGAACCTTTTCTGCGTATCATGGATAGGGATAGATTCATGATTTGTGCCAGAATAATCACCACATGTGGATGAAGATTTTCTTGATGTGCAGCCTCTGTTCTGAATAGGTGGAGGAAGTacttttgatttctcttttccTCGAGATCTTGGGAGAACTTGATCTATTAAACCAGCAGGCTTAAAATTCCCATCCTTTTGACTTGAAGAAGCAAAGGCACCAACTGACGTAACAGCAAGAGAACATGCACAGGATCTTTCTGCAAGGTGATTTTTACCACAATGATCAGATGATGGTTGTCTTGAGGAATTTCTGGCCTTATATGCACCAATCTCCAGGCCTGAGAACTCCCTAGAGTCATAATCACGAGGAAAAGCAGATTTCTTAAGGAATTTTGAATCTCCGTCCATACTGAAGGGGGTGCTTGATTGCATCCCTGAATCCATGAGGCTAAGTAAATGCATAGCTGGTATGTTTTCATTGGAATACAGATCTAAAGACCCCACGAGCTTTGGATGAAGCTTGATCCCATTATCTTTGCAAGCAAACGGATATTCCACATGTGCTCTGTTCAAAGTTTCAGAACCAATGCTCCTGTTCTGCTTTTCAAGGTCAAAAGCATTTGAATTTAAGAACTTCAGATCTTGTTCGCcagtcatttttcttttgtgaagCACGTTTGACGAATGTGAAATCATATCCATGTTATTTGAATGAGTTGCACATTCTTGAGGAATGCTGAATCCAAAAGCCATGTGATTTGGTGTCAGGGCTGACCAAACATGAGCAGCTTCTTCACTCTGTTGAGGAGCGTTGTAGCATGCATTGTATGCTTCAAAGGCATGCAAACTAGTATGAGAAGACCTCTGCCCCACCATATCTCTACTCCACTTGCAATTTGAAGCACCATTATGTCGGCTGGGACCAGGACAAGAAAATTGAACACCACTAGATGGCTTCTCTTGACACACTGGAAATGCTATAACCCCAGTAGAGCCATGAGTTCCTTCTGGTTGAGCCATATTGAAATGGTTCCTATtgctaaaatgagaaaaataactACCTGACTTCTCTCTGCTGGATCCTACATTTTCAGCTGTTGTGAACATACTATTTCTTCCATAGCTGGACTGAGGTTTTTGCCTGTGGCTGTTTTCCTCCTGCAACAATCTGAATGCCCCATTAGCATATACTTTAGTGAAATCCATCATTCCAGCATTCCTTGTGTCATTGGTTGTCTCTGAAAGATGATAATCATTTCTAGTTTCAGAAAGACACCTCTCGTACTGATTTCTTGCCATGAGTTCAACAATTTCCATAGGTATGTCATCTGAAGTTCCTTGTTCAAATACTTCATTAACTCTGTGGTCACTGTGCTTTCTATTAGCTTCTGAAAGTTCTTGAACTTCTATAGCTTTCTCCTTGTTGCATTTCCCAGAGAAATCctgtgaaaaaaataatcaatactgCCCCAAACAATACACTTCCAAAGTAATGAAGCATTTAAATTCTAAACATAAAAAGGGATGGATAAAAAGTTTAAGCACATACAATCAAACATTATGCAAAACCTGCATGATATATTGAAACATGCACATATGCATCCATGTACCATGAGATCAGCGTCATGcaaaaggaaatataaaatcCAACAACAATAAGAAAACTATTATAATTTGCTTCAACGTTGAATGATTTAATCAGCACTGCAACATATTTAGGCCATACCAACATGCTTACACATAGGACAAACAAAACACTTGACTTCATACAGAAAACATGATCGCAATGTTCAAAATGTCCAAATGAAAATTGTAGTGACTAATTCCAGTGTTGTTTCATTTCTGATGAAACATAAAATATCTAAGCTTAATAAAAGTCAAGATGAGGATCAAATTTAACTAAAAGAGACAGATAATTCCTCTTGTAATTAAATTAACGTGATAGTCATAGCAGAGTTATCAACTATGTGGGATGGACTTCATTTCCTCTCTCACAAGGGTAAGGTGACTACACATTTAAGCTATTAACACCATCATGACAAATGGCATTAGAGTGAGAAAGACATATTGGATATCCATATTCTCTTGGGAAGGTGACATTCatattttgcattttctttgaccaaaaaattgaattcaCCGTTCCATCTATTTCCATCCCAACCCCAGATGAACGGACTAAAAGAATTTCTACCTTCACAACCAGTGCAGGATTGGCTTCAATTACAAGGAAAGGTGGTAAAATATTCAGATCAGCACAAAGGCCAGATTTATATAATGCATTTTCTGAAGTGAGAAATTGATCTCTACACAAATATTCCCTGCCTCAATCAAGCTATAAGTGACAAAACTATTAAAATTCAAACAAGAGGTTTCCTTTGTTATTCTCATGTTCAGACAAAATATTCTGTAGGACAAACcatgtcatgaaaaaaaattgcatcTAGATTACCAATAATGGATCTTGTTGGGAGTAACGGAGGAGAGAGAGGCAAAGCACCCCAcacatttataatataaatgttcTCTAAGGAAAATATCTTACTCTAGCAATAATAGTATGAAAAGAAAGGCTCATACCACTTTCTGCTTCATAGAAGAACTCCAATCTTCAACACTGGGGGAgcaattttgtttttcactcAGGAAAGGGATTCCATGAGTAGTTCTCTTACCATTGATATCGCGATTCACCCCTACCCCAAATAATCTATCTGGTACAGGTTTAAAAGGAATACTTGAACCTCCAATATGCTGCTTTCTTTCCACATCTTTCCTCATAACTACATCTTCTCTGTGAAGGTTCTCTTGTTGTGATAAAAAGAAAGCTAACCCATCTTCAACCGGTGCAACATATTTTGCATCATCTTTTCTCTGTGCAGCCAAGCTGTTGAGAAAAAGTTGCAGATCTTTTCCAGCAGAATGATCTTGTACTGATTGAAATGGAACAGTTTGAGTTGTGCACCGCAAATATTCTACTTCCGTCCTAGTGATTTGATCTTTGCCGATGACTCCACTTTTCCAAGGCATTAAAGAAGCCTCTCCATCTTCAACTAGAGgcatcttatttttcttcttagacAAACTAGATTTTCCCTCAGTTTGTTGTGCAGgcaaatttttaagaaaagccTCAATTCTTTTACCTGCAAATGCATCATGTGGTGATTTGGATAAAACAGCATCAGTAGCCTTGCCTATATCTGCATCCCCATTTTTGTCCTGAATTTCTCTGCCAGTCGCTACTTGTGGAGGCAATAATGAAGAGCATCCATCATCTACTGAGgtcttcttattcttcttcttattgggACCAGATATTCTATCAATTTTGGGTCTGGTCCAATGAGTCTTTACACCAGTTTGTGAACCAATTCCAGCAGGTCCATCTTCTTCTGATTCAGCATTGTCAATTGCAATGTTGATA
Coding sequences:
- the LOC117912843 gene encoding protein EMBRYONIC FLOWER 1; amino-acid sequence: MEECVLAEASHQRGDSILTSKPNRPLVKIDSISIDLISADEKNEAEKCQHFSIRGYVAEVRKRDKKICWPFALDESHNKLEEQTCILPPLDVPKFRWWHCQNCLQEIGTKACEKEIATVPSCNNTVYKSNGTCLHMTSHGAETVLLLDYPRALNVDISEGRKVDASTSGNANDNEHHLSLCSDKQDKQAEVACSIIIGDENRSEEDADQVIPEPPCGAAKVNPCLMMEKQAGDTVALELNCNGVYEVADIGLSVGKMKYMVNSSDETCQMGKHTSMDDQNNTAWGSSKVVTAVGVVDEALNSVSVLKNDCPLLELDDSDQASSESDEILIKNSFNRQHDNSSGWRRRKSRKVRLLTDLLGAKENNSTSNAVIDASTSIDSLSVPQGEVAVQGNARRGFRGQNRKRKMFQDEDWRPPEISYQNDANKKFRTFKGDVEITDINIAIDNAESEEDGPAGIGSQTGVKTHWTRPKIDRISGPNKKKNKKTSVDDGCSSLLPPQVATGREIQDKNGDADIGKATDAVLSKSPHDAFAGKRIEAFLKNLPAQQTEGKSSLSKKKNKMPLVEDGEASLMPWKSGVIGKDQITRTEVEYLRCTTQTVPFQSVQDHSAGKDLQLFLNSLAAQRKDDAKYVAPVEDGLAFFLSQQENLHREDVVMRKDVERKQHIGGSSIPFKPVPDRLFGVGVNRDINGKRTTHGIPFLSEKQNCSPSVEDWSSSMKQKVDFSGKCNKEKAIEVQELSEANRKHSDHRVNEVFEQGTSDDIPMEIVELMARNQYERCLSETRNDYHLSETTNDTRNAGMMDFTKVYANGAFRLLQEENSHRQKPQSSYGRNSMFTTAENVGSSREKSGSYFSHFSNRNHFNMAQPEGTHGSTGVIAFPVCQEKPSSGVQFSCPGPSRHNGASNCKWSRDMVGQRSSHTSLHAFEAYNACYNAPQQSEEAAHVWSALTPNHMAFGFSIPQECATHSNNMDMISHSSNVLHKRKMTGEQDLKFLNSNAFDLEKQNRSIGSETLNRAHVEYPFACKDNGIKLHPKLVGSLDLYSNENIPAMHLLSLMDSGMQSSTPFSMDGDSKFLKKSAFPRDYDSREFSGLEIGAYKARNSSRQPSSDHCGKNHLAERSCACSLAVTSVGAFASSSQKDGNFKPAGLIDQVLPRSRGKEKSKVLPPPIQNRGCTSRKSSSTCGDYSGTNHESIPIHDTQKRFPGASNSMRFPLQPHTIENSIECVALETHCNGGTFWPINSRSETEICSINKNPADFSVPVAGNIYMIGAEDLKFGKSISSENRNGLINVDGHKKKRVVKLTSVKERARRRIA